A single window of Candoia aspera isolate rCanAsp1 chromosome 3, rCanAsp1.hap2, whole genome shotgun sequence DNA harbors:
- the RAB12 gene encoding ras-related protein Rab-12: MEPGSGLQRRGPGFGGGGLGSAGVSPALSGPQARRRKQPPRPADFKLQVIIIGSRGVGKTSLMERFTDDTFCEACKSTVGVDFKIKTVELRGKKIRLQIWDTAGQERFNSITSAYYRSAKGIILVYDITKKETFDDLPKWMKMIDKYASEDAELLLVGNKLDCEVDREISRQQGEKFAQQITGMRFCEASAKDNFNVDEIFLKLVDDILKKMPLDVIRNELSNSILSLQPEPEIPPELPPPRPHVRCC, from the exons ATGGAGCCGGGCTCTGGGCTGCAGCGGAGGGGGCCGGGGTTCGGCGGGGGCGGGCTGGGCTCGGCCGGGGTCTCCCCCGCGCTCTCGGGGCCTCAGGCCCGCCGCAGGAAACAGCCACCGCGGCCGGCCGACTTCAAGCTTCAGGTGATCATCATCGGCTCGCGAGGAGTCGGCAAGACCAGCCTGATGGAGCGCTTCACGGACGACACTTTCTGCGAGGCCTGCAAATCAACCGTAG gtgttgattttaaaatcaaaacagtagAGCTAAGAGGAAAGAAAATTAGATTACAAATCTG gGACACAGCAGGTCAAGAAAGATTCAACAGCATTACCTCAGCTTATTACAGAAGTGCCAAGGGAATAATATTGGTATATGATATCACAAAGAAGGAGACGTTTGACGATTTGCCAAAATGGATGAAAATGATTGATAAG tatGCCTCAGAAGATGCAGAGCTACTATTGGTTGGAAATAAGTTAGACTGTGAAGTGGACAGAGAGATTAGTCGGCAACAGGGAGAAAAA ttTGCTCAGCAGATAACTGGGATGCGTTTTTGTGAAGCTAGTGCCAAGGATAATTTTAATGTGgatgaaatatttttgaaactagttgatgacattttaaaaaag ATGCCTTTGGATGTAATAAGAAATGAATTGTCCAACAGCATCCTGTCCCTACAACCAGAGCCAGAAAttccaccagaactgcctcctccaAGACCTCATGTCCGTTGTTGCTGA